The following coding sequences are from one Salvia hispanica cultivar TCC Black 2014 chromosome 3, UniMelb_Shisp_WGS_1.0, whole genome shotgun sequence window:
- the LOC125213077 gene encoding uncharacterized protein LOC125213077, with the protein MEARLKEDIISEIKKSGGRMLLHREEYDPASIQASVIGYWENIFADDVKTPAEVYGALKHDGHNMAYRRIPLTREREALASDVDSIQYRKDEVWRGCLCNGYHLYKT; encoded by the exons GCACGTTTGAAGGAAGATATAATTTCTGAGATTAAAAAATCTGGTGGTAGGATGCTTTTACATCGTGAAGAATATGATCCTGCATCAATACAGGCCAGTGTCATAGGATactgggaaaatatttttgcagATGATGTTAAGACTCCAGCAGAGGTATATGGTGCTTTAAAGCATGATGGGCATAACATGGCTTACCGGAGAATCCCATTAACCAGAGAAAGAGAAGCTCTAGCTTCAGATGTTGATTCCATCCAGTACCGTAAGGATGA GGTTTGGAGGGGTTGCTTATGCAATGGCTATCATTTGTATAAGACTTGA
- the LOC125213076 gene encoding uncharacterized protein LOC125213076, whose product MVSPNESPDRKQEGILPDPRRTSKGYRDWEETDLTVFSWIVDNIENDIIADFALHQTSKALWDNLAITFESKTNPYLVYDLEDKIISIRQGNLDLETYYRRIHGLWVNIDRSQKQPITCCDKGIEQYRQHASEKRLIKFLTGLSQEYDHIRREILKQQPYPSVEEAYGWVKKEAARLKIMPPASAPPTGDSTGVGSADASSGEIGYGFEAQRDRPNNRGSQQRPPPAGTTYQTAEGKPDKSKLWCSHSHCGKNKHTRETCFLRVGYPEWWDEKQKARAQGKLAAVGI is encoded by the coding sequence ATGGTCTCGCCTAATGAAAGTCCCGATAGGAAGCAGGAGGGGATACTCCCAGATCCAAGACGAACCAGCAAGGGGTATCGGGATTGGGAGGAAACAGATTTAACTGTGTTCTCGTGGATCGTCGATAACATCGAAAATGATATTATTGCCGATTTCGCTCTCCACCAAACGTCTAAAGCTTTGTGGGATAATCTCGCAATCACATTCGAGAGCAAGACAAATCCGTATCTAGTGTACGACCTGGAggacaaaataatatcaatcaGACAAGGAAACCTCGATCTAGAGACATATTACCGTCGAATCCACGGATTGTGGGTGAATATTGATCGAAGTCAGAAGCAACCAATCACGTGTTGTGATAAGGGGATCGAGCAGTATCGGCAGCACGCAAGTGAGAAACGACTCATCAAGTTTCTCACGGGTTTGAGTCAGGAATATGACCACATCCGTCGGGAGATCCTCAAACAACAGCCATACCCCTCAGTCGAAGAAGCCTACGGATGGGTGAAGAAGGAGGCGGCTCGACTGAAAATCATGCCACCGGCATCCGCTCCACCCACCGGAGACTCCACTGGTGTAGGAAGCGCCGATGCATCATCGGGAGAAATAGGCTACGGATTCGAGGCACAGAGGGATCGACCGAACAATCGAGGAAGTCAGCAACGACCGCCACCTGCCGGAACCACATACCAAACCGCCGAAGGGAAGCCGGACAAGAGCAAGCTGTGGTGCTCCCACTCCCACTGTGGGAAGAACAAGCACACGAGGGAAACCTGCTTTCTCCGGGTAGGATACCCGGAATGGTGGGACGAAAAACAGAAGGCACGAGCCCAAGGTAAGCTCGCTGCCGTCGGAATCTAG
- the LOC125213075 gene encoding LEAF RUST 10 DISEASE-RESISTANCE LOCUS RECEPTOR-LIKE PROTEIN KINASE-like 2.1 isoform X1 — protein MLITTHQNLITSSLFSILFLSLHSLFESCDAKCSPSSCGIIPNISPPFRLKGHPKNCGDPRFELSCENNVAYFSLHSHKYYVQEIYYRDEPTIRVVDASINKDDICSFPPFSIYAYNFTYHNPNRLRYLKSIYSSNTPLNFISCPNPLRNTSLYTDITNQCASNSSHHHRYAYVKVGSMMASEVPYACGVDLIAMTSWYDFEPLKNVSLSEIHEVLLYGFELGTCLWPCDSHDSSIIKWSIVLIVLLVVVAGLLCAAVSPPVFTLCGFAAVALLLCLITSTILLSTESSIYNKSYPSFPMLNQQSVLIIGFITLFARIIIFPLVWWFLIYKFRRRRLSEYNTIESFLQSDNKLSPIRYSYSAIKRMTRGFQEKLGEGGYGCVYKGKLRSGHHVAVKMLGKSGGNGQDFMNEIATIGRVHHINVVQLVGYCAQGSKRALVFDFMPNGSLKKYLFNREKMNSLNWDTKFDIAVGIARGIDYLHQGCDIQILHFDIKPHNILLDHNFAPKISDFGLAKSCSVEKEAVTLTAARGTIGYVAPELIHRGIGVVSSKADVYSFGMLLMEMVGFNRELRKNSDDSTKYFPNWIYDHIKQGKEIEIAEENISNDENESVRKMTIVALWCILMSPDDRPSMNQVLQMLEADVKHLQIPEVRSSQSTQVAGNGEDGSWLTDATDSASLLHHDNASSFEITIA, from the exons ATGTTGATCACAACACATCAAAACCTCATCACTTCATCTCTCTTTTCGattctctttctctcactcCATAGTTTGTTTGAATCATGTGATGCCAAATGCAGTCCTTCTTCGTGCGGCATCATTCCCAACATCAGCCCCCCTTTCCGCCTCAAGGGCCACCCCAAGAATTGCGGTGATCCAAGATTTGAATTATCATGTGAAAATAATGTGGCCTACTTCTCCCTTCATTCTCACAAATACTATGTCCAAGAAATCTACTACAGAGACGAGCCCACCATCAGGGTGGTTGATGCCTCCATAAACAAAGACGACATCTGCTCGTTTCCCCCCTTTTCTATATATGCCTATAACTTCACCTATCATAATCCTAATCGTCTTCGTTACCTAAAGTCCATTTATTCCAGCAACACACCTTTAAACTTTATAAGCTGCCCAAATCCGTTGAGAAATACATCCCTTTATACTGATATCACTAATCAGTGTGCCTCTAATTCATCCCATCATCACAGATATGCTTATGTCAAGGTCGGCAGCATGATGGCCTCAGAGGTTCCATACGCCTGTGGAGTTGACCTCATAGCGATGACATCCTGGTATgattttgagcctttgaaaAATGTTTCTCTTTCAGAAATCCATGAGGTCCTCTTGTATGGATTTGAACTCGGGACATGCCTCTGGCCTTGTGACAGTCATGATTCATCCATCATTAAGTGGT CTATAGTTCTGATCGTACTTCTTGTGGTCGTTGCAG GTTTGTTGTGCGCAGCGGTAAGCCCTCCTGTATTCACCCTCTGTGGATTCGCCGCTGTAGCACTACTCTTATGTCTGATTACTAGTACAATTCTATTGTCAACAGAATCCTCTATCTATAACA AGTCCTACCCATCTTTCCCGATGCTCAATCAACAATCAGTACTCATCATAG GCTTCATCACATTGTTTGCAAGGATTATCATATTTCCTTTAGTGTGGTGGTTTTTGATTTACAAATTCCGAAGAAGGCGTTTATCCGAATATAACACAATAGAATCCTTCCTCCAAAGTGATAACAAACTATCACCAATAAGATATTCATACTCAGCCATTAAGAGAATGACAAGAggttttcaagaaaaactagGCGAAGGAGGCTATGGTTGTGTTTACAAAGGAAAGCTTCGAAGTGGACATCACGTAGCAGTCAAAATGCTGGGAAAATCAGGCGGGAATGGACAAGACTTTATGAATGAAATAGCAACTATTGGAAGGGTACACCATATCAATGTGGTACAACTAGTTGGCTATTGTGCACAAGGTTCCAAGCGTGCCCTCGTCTTTGATTTCATGCCCAATGGTTCTCTTAAAAAATACCTCTTCAATcgagaaaaaatgaattccTTAAATTGGGATACAAAGTTTGATATTGCTGTTGGAATAGCTCGAGGAATTGATTATTTGCATCAGGGGTGTGACATCCAGATTCTTCATTTTGACATCAAGCCTCATAACATACTCCTTGACCATAACTTCGCTCCCAAAATATCTGATTTCGGGTTAGCAAAGTCATGCTCCGTAGAGAAGGAGGCAGTGACTTTAACGGCCGCTAGAGGAACCATAGGTTATGTTGCTCCAGAACTCATCCACCGAGGTATTGGCGTAGTCTCTTCCAAGGCGGATGTGTATAGTTTCGGGATGCTGTTGATGGAAATGGTGGGCTTCAACAGAGAGTTGCGGAAAAATAGTGATGATTCAACAAAGTATTTCCCAAATTGGATATATGACCACATTAAACAAGGCAAAGAGATTGAAATTGCAGAGGAAAACATTAGtaatgatgagaatgagagTGTTCGAAAGATGACAATAGTTGCGTTATGGTGCATACTGATGAGCCCCGATGATCGTCCTTCAATGAATCAAGTATTGCAAATGTTAGAAGCCGATGTCAAACACCTGCAAATTCCAGAGGTTCGATCATCACAATCAACTCAAGTTGCAGGAAATGGGGAAGATGGCAGCTGGCTCACAGATGCAACTGATTCTGCATCATTGCTCCATCATGATAACGCCAGCAGCTTTGAGATTACTATCGCATGA
- the LOC125213075 gene encoding LEAF RUST 10 DISEASE-RESISTANCE LOCUS RECEPTOR-LIKE PROTEIN KINASE-like 2.1 isoform X2, with product MLITTHQNLITSSLFSILFLSLHSLFESCDAKCSPSSCGIIPNISPPFRLKGHPKNCGDPRFELSCENNVAYFSLHSHKYYVQEIYYRDEPTIRVVDASINKDDICSFPPFSIYAYNFTYHNPNRLRYLKSIYSSNTPLNFISCPNPLRNTSLYTDITNQCASNSSHHHRYAYVKVGSMMASEVPYACGVDLIAMTSWYDFEPLKNVSLSEIHEVLLYGFELGTCLWPCDSHDSSIIKWCLLCAAVSPPVFTLCGFAAVALLLCLITSTILLSTESSIYNKSYPSFPMLNQQSVLIIGFITLFARIIIFPLVWWFLIYKFRRRRLSEYNTIESFLQSDNKLSPIRYSYSAIKRMTRGFQEKLGEGGYGCVYKGKLRSGHHVAVKMLGKSGGNGQDFMNEIATIGRVHHINVVQLVGYCAQGSKRALVFDFMPNGSLKKYLFNREKMNSLNWDTKFDIAVGIARGIDYLHQGCDIQILHFDIKPHNILLDHNFAPKISDFGLAKSCSVEKEAVTLTAARGTIGYVAPELIHRGIGVVSSKADVYSFGMLLMEMVGFNRELRKNSDDSTKYFPNWIYDHIKQGKEIEIAEENISNDENESVRKMTIVALWCILMSPDDRPSMNQVLQMLEADVKHLQIPEVRSSQSTQVAGNGEDGSWLTDATDSASLLHHDNASSFEITIA from the exons ATGTTGATCACAACACATCAAAACCTCATCACTTCATCTCTCTTTTCGattctctttctctcactcCATAGTTTGTTTGAATCATGTGATGCCAAATGCAGTCCTTCTTCGTGCGGCATCATTCCCAACATCAGCCCCCCTTTCCGCCTCAAGGGCCACCCCAAGAATTGCGGTGATCCAAGATTTGAATTATCATGTGAAAATAATGTGGCCTACTTCTCCCTTCATTCTCACAAATACTATGTCCAAGAAATCTACTACAGAGACGAGCCCACCATCAGGGTGGTTGATGCCTCCATAAACAAAGACGACATCTGCTCGTTTCCCCCCTTTTCTATATATGCCTATAACTTCACCTATCATAATCCTAATCGTCTTCGTTACCTAAAGTCCATTTATTCCAGCAACACACCTTTAAACTTTATAAGCTGCCCAAATCCGTTGAGAAATACATCCCTTTATACTGATATCACTAATCAGTGTGCCTCTAATTCATCCCATCATCACAGATATGCTTATGTCAAGGTCGGCAGCATGATGGCCTCAGAGGTTCCATACGCCTGTGGAGTTGACCTCATAGCGATGACATCCTGGTATgattttgagcctttgaaaAATGTTTCTCTTTCAGAAATCCATGAGGTCCTCTTGTATGGATTTGAACTCGGGACATGCCTCTGGCCTTGTGACAGTCATGATTCATCCATCATTAAGTGGT GTTTGTTGTGCGCAGCGGTAAGCCCTCCTGTATTCACCCTCTGTGGATTCGCCGCTGTAGCACTACTCTTATGTCTGATTACTAGTACAATTCTATTGTCAACAGAATCCTCTATCTATAACA AGTCCTACCCATCTTTCCCGATGCTCAATCAACAATCAGTACTCATCATAG GCTTCATCACATTGTTTGCAAGGATTATCATATTTCCTTTAGTGTGGTGGTTTTTGATTTACAAATTCCGAAGAAGGCGTTTATCCGAATATAACACAATAGAATCCTTCCTCCAAAGTGATAACAAACTATCACCAATAAGATATTCATACTCAGCCATTAAGAGAATGACAAGAggttttcaagaaaaactagGCGAAGGAGGCTATGGTTGTGTTTACAAAGGAAAGCTTCGAAGTGGACATCACGTAGCAGTCAAAATGCTGGGAAAATCAGGCGGGAATGGACAAGACTTTATGAATGAAATAGCAACTATTGGAAGGGTACACCATATCAATGTGGTACAACTAGTTGGCTATTGTGCACAAGGTTCCAAGCGTGCCCTCGTCTTTGATTTCATGCCCAATGGTTCTCTTAAAAAATACCTCTTCAATcgagaaaaaatgaattccTTAAATTGGGATACAAAGTTTGATATTGCTGTTGGAATAGCTCGAGGAATTGATTATTTGCATCAGGGGTGTGACATCCAGATTCTTCATTTTGACATCAAGCCTCATAACATACTCCTTGACCATAACTTCGCTCCCAAAATATCTGATTTCGGGTTAGCAAAGTCATGCTCCGTAGAGAAGGAGGCAGTGACTTTAACGGCCGCTAGAGGAACCATAGGTTATGTTGCTCCAGAACTCATCCACCGAGGTATTGGCGTAGTCTCTTCCAAGGCGGATGTGTATAGTTTCGGGATGCTGTTGATGGAAATGGTGGGCTTCAACAGAGAGTTGCGGAAAAATAGTGATGATTCAACAAAGTATTTCCCAAATTGGATATATGACCACATTAAACAAGGCAAAGAGATTGAAATTGCAGAGGAAAACATTAGtaatgatgagaatgagagTGTTCGAAAGATGACAATAGTTGCGTTATGGTGCATACTGATGAGCCCCGATGATCGTCCTTCAATGAATCAAGTATTGCAAATGTTAGAAGCCGATGTCAAACACCTGCAAATTCCAGAGGTTCGATCATCACAATCAACTCAAGTTGCAGGAAATGGGGAAGATGGCAGCTGGCTCACAGATGCAACTGATTCTGCATCATTGCTCCATCATGATAACGCCAGCAGCTTTGAGATTACTATCGCATGA